The Neoasaia chiangmaiensis sequence CCGAAGTGGCCGGTCGATCGCCCCACATCCACCTATCCCGACGCTCCCCCGCCGGAACCCGGCGAACTCGTGGCCACGTTCGTCAACCACAGCACCTTCCTGCTGAGCTTCGGACGCCATGGGAAAGCGCCGTTGACGGTTCTGACGGATCCCATCTTCTCCGAACGCTGCTCGCCCTTCCGCCACCTCGGCCCCAGACGGGTCCAGCCCCCCGGCCTGTCTCTCGACGCGCTGCCACGAATCGATGTCGTGGCCGTTTCGCATTGCCATTACGACCACATGGACCTGCCGACGCTGCGCTTCCTCGCCGAACGCGATGACCCGGCCTGCATCACGCCACTCGGCAACCGGCGTCACCTTCGAAAGGCGGGGCTGACCCAGATCGTCGAGCAGGATTGGTGGGAACACGCGCAACTCGGCGACCTAGGGATCACCCTCACCCCCGCACGGCACGCTACTGCCCGCACACCGTTCGACGCCAACGAGGCATTATGGGCGGGTTTCCTGTTCACCCTCGCCGGGAACGAGGTGCCCAGCGTGTTCTTTGTGGGCGACAGCGGCCACGGGCGGCACTGGGCCATGATTCGTGAACGCCTCGGCGCACCAGATCTCGCATTGCTCCCGATCGGTGCCTATGAACCGCGCGACCTCATGCGACGCGTCCATGTCAATCCGGAAGAAGCCTTCGAAGCCTTCCGGAATCTCGGCGCAAAGCGCGGCCTCGGCATGCATTTCGGCACATTCCAGCTTACCGACGAAGGCATCGACGAACCGCCCGCCCGCTTGCGCCTCGCAACACGCGCCGCGGGACTGCCGGACGATACCTTCGACACACTCGGCAACGGCGAATCGCGCCTCTTCTCGCGCAACGCCGTATCGCAACCCGACACACCAAGCTAAAATCATCACCTGAACCACTATCGTCAGCCGAAAGACGCGCCATGAACGACCATCCGCCCGCCGGCAGATTTACGCCCGAACAGATCACGGCACTCTTCATCGACGCCGCGCGCCAAGGCGATATCGACCTCCTGACCCAGTTCCTCGACGCCGGCATGACGATCGATACGCAGGACAGCCGCGGCTACACGCCGCTGATCGTCGCCGCGTATAACGGCCAGCTCGAGGCGACCCGCCTCCTGCTCGAGCGCGGTGCCGATCCCAACATCGGCGATCTCAAGGGCGCGACCGCGCTTTCCGGCGTTGCCTTCAAGGGCAACGAGGATCTCGCGCGCCTGCTGATCGGCCATGGCGCCGATGTCGACCGCCACAATCTCGTCGGTCGCACCCCGCTGATGTTCGCCGTCATGTTCGGTCGTGACAACATGGCGAAACTGCTTGCCGCAGCCGGCGCCGATCCGGATGCCGTT is a genomic window containing:
- a CDS encoding MBL fold metallo-hydrolase; this encodes MSHPLSDHFDGHRFHNPTNLPFPDAPPPTSTPNRRGSILRWQFGLRPKWPVDRPTSTYPDAPPPEPGELVATFVNHSTFLLSFGRHGKAPLTVLTDPIFSERCSPFRHLGPRRVQPPGLSLDALPRIDVVAVSHCHYDHMDLPTLRFLAERDDPACITPLGNRRHLRKAGLTQIVEQDWWEHAQLGDLGITLTPARHATARTPFDANEALWAGFLFTLAGNEVPSVFFVGDSGHGRHWAMIRERLGAPDLALLPIGAYEPRDLMRRVHVNPEEAFEAFRNLGAKRGLGMHFGTFQLTDEGIDEPPARLRLATRAAGLPDDTFDTLGNGESRLFSRNAVSQPDTPS
- a CDS encoding ankyrin repeat domain-containing protein, with translation MNDHPPAGRFTPEQITALFIDAARQGDIDLLTQFLDAGMTIDTQDSRGYTPLIVAAYNGQLEATRLLLERGADPNIGDLKGATALSGVAFKGNEDLARLLIGHGADVDRHNLVGRTPLMFAVMFGRDNMAKLLAAAGADPDAVDSEGVSARDVAEGQGRGDLFTTQQAAS